The genome window CATCCGGCTTACATACTGGGCGTAGCCCTCGTGGAACCAGCGGGGGACCTCGGCCCCGGCCATCAGCTGGTCCAGGAAGACATGTGTTATCTCGTGGTAGAGAATCTCGCGGGGGTCCTCGCGCCACAACTCGACAATCCGCGGTGAGCGCACGATCACCACGTCGGTGCCGGGGATGGCGCAGGCAACGCCCCATTCGGGCAGCCTGCCGCCGCTGAGACGGTAGAACTCCTGCAGCGAGGGAGCGATATAGACCGAGAGGCTTTGCAGGCGGCTTGATGCAAGCCAGGCGGGGCGTGGCCGGTAGGCGGCCGCCCAGTCGAGGTAGCGGCGGGCCACACGGGAGTCCGGCGGTTGGTAATAGACCGTTGCCGGGCCAATGCTCATCGCCTGGTAATCATCGGCGATTGCCAGCGGCCCGGCCGTGCAATGCTGTGCGGCAGAGAATATCAGCACTGCGAGGACAAATGTCAGACCAAAGGATTTCCCGGTGAAAAACATTGACAAACCGCCAGAAAACATTATCTTAGCACAATTCGAGCCTGAAAATATTATGGCATAATACGGGTAAACAGTAAAGCGAGTTAACGGAGGACGGACGTGCCGAACGTAAAAAGCGCGATCAAACGCCACAAAACGAGTTTGATCCGCAGGGAGCGCAACCGCAAACGTCGCGCCACCATGCGTACTTTCATCAAGAAACTGAGAGCCGCCGAAAGCCCCGAGGAAGCGACCAAGCTGTTGCCCCAGGTGTTCTCCAGCGTGGACAAGGCTGTCAAAAACAAAGTGATCCACCCCAGCACCGGCAGCCGTTATAAAAGCAGACTCAGTAAGTTTGTCGATAGCCTGGGCAAATAGCAATCCAGAACAGCAGGATTTCGATCAGGAATAGTCAAAAAGGGCAGGTCCCGAAAGGACCTGCCCTTTTTCGTCCGGGTCTTTCGGCCGCGGTAAAGCGCGCCTCAGGCGATCGATTCCAGAATCTGCGTCGCCAGGCGGGCGTCCTTCAGGTCCACCATCACCATCAGGCCCGTAAGCATCCGCTGCCCCTTCCCGTCCGGCGATGATCCCGGCGGTAAGGCACCCATCAGGTTGACAGCGGCCCTGTAATAGTTGCGGTTCATGTCGAGTTCAAACGGGAACTCCCCGGCCTCGGTCTGGAACACCGCGAGGAAATCTTCGATTTCGCTCTTCAGCCCCGCCAGCTCGTCCTTATCCGCATGGATTACCGCGTTACGGTCGATCCAGCGATTGATCGGCAGCATGCGGCGGATCTCCAGCCAGCGCGCCACCTGCTGGTCGTCGATAGCACGGCCGCTGCAGGCCCTGCGCAACTCGTCCTCGTATACCATTCTTATCCCGGACCCCTGCCGCTTGACATGCCCTGCCCGCGCAACCGGAGGCGTCCCGTTACCTTTTTTCCGGGTTAAATCATGGTCGTGCAGCGGCGAATTCATTTTTTTTCGCTCCTTCTGTTTCTCCTGCCACGTCTATTCTGGCTTGCTTTCGGCCGCGCCCCGTTCTCCAGCAGTACGGCGGGCAGAAAATCTATCCGCCGTCGTTCCGGATCGGACTCCACGAGCACGACTTCAAGTGTCTGGCCGAGGCGGAAAATCCTGCCTGATTTTTTCCCGACAAGCGCGGCTTCCTCGCTAGAGAGTTCGTAGAAATCGTCCTCCATCCGGCCGGCGTAAACGTAGCCCTCAACGTAGACATTCTTCAGCCGGACCCTGAACCCGTTCGACTTGACCGCGGTGATCAGGGCGTCGAATTTCTCACCCTCGTGGCGCTGCATAAACCGCGCCTCCACCCGGTCGTCGCTCTCCCGCTCCGCCGACTCGATCATCTGCTCGCGGCTGCTGCAGTGGACCGCGATCTCGGCCAGCGAGCTGACGCTCAGCAGGTCTTCCGGATGCTGGGTGCCCTCGCGCTCCTCGGCGATCAGGTACTTGAGCAGCCGGTGGATCACCAGGTCCGGATAGCGGCGTATCGGCGAGGTAAAATGTGTGTAGCTCTCGCTGGCCAGGCCGAAATGCCCCCGGTTCTCGACACTGTACAACGCGCGCTTCATCGACTGGACCACGATCAGCGAGGCCAGCTCCCCCAGCCCCAGTTCCTCCGCCCTCTCGATCACGGCCGAATACGCCGCCGGCGACAGCTTGTCGGCGTCGGCGGGAATCTCCAGCGACCTGTCGATAGTCCGCAGTTTGAAATTCACGTTATCCACGCCTTCAGGGTCGGGCGGCTCGTGGATTCTATAAAGCGTCGGCAGCTTGCGCTCGGTCAGCCTTCCAGCCACAAGCTCGTTGGCCGTGATCATGAACTCTTCCACCAGACGGTGGCTGTCCAGGCGCGGCTTGCGGATTATTTCCACGGGTTTGCCCGCGGCTGAGCGCAGAACCAGCGGCTCCGGCAGATCGAAATCCATCCGTCCGCTGTCGGCGCGCAGTTCTATCCGCTTCTTGCTCAGATCGGCCAGCGATTTAACCGCCCTCACGGTGGTCTCGCTGAAATTTCCCGCCCCGGCTTCCATTTCGATTATCTGCTGGGCCTGTTCGTAATCGAGACGTTTATCGCTGCGGATTACCGACGGCGTCAGCCGGTGGCCCACGATCCGTCCCCGTGAGTCCAGACGGATCATCACGGACATCACGAACCGGTCCTTACCCTCCACCAGCGAACAGACTCCCGAGCTGAGGTCCTCCGGCAGCATCGGCACGTAGGCCTCGTGGAGGTAGATACTGGTGGCCCGCTCGCGGGCTTCCTCGTCGAGCGAGCTGCCGGGCAGCACGTAGTGGCTGACATCGGCGATATGCACGCCCACTTCCGCGCCGCCCTCAGGCAGCGGACGCCAGCTCAGCGCATCGTCGAAATCCGCGGCGTCGACCGGATCGATTGTAAATGTGTCGAGGTGACGGTAATCGCTGCGGCCCTCGAACAACTGCTCCGACGGCTCGACAGCCAGCCTTGCGGCCTCCCTGAGCAATACGGCGGGGAACTTTTCGGGGAATTCGTACTTGAGGATTATCTCTTCGTCCGGCGGACTGTCCGGCCGGTCGAGAACCCTGAGGACTTTGCCCAGCGGCTTACAGCTGCCGTCGCCCCAGTCGAAAATCTCGACCATGACCTTCTGGCCGTTTTTCAGCCGGCTGGTTTCCTCAGCCGGGATCAGGATTTCGGTGGTTATACTCTCTTCATTGGGCAGCAGCCGCGAAAACTTTGAACGTTTCTGCAACTCGCCCACGAACCTTCGCCTGGCGCGGCCGGTTATCCGCCGCACCTCGCCCTCGGGCTTGTCCCCCCGCGAGCGGCCGGTGACCTCCAC of Candidatus Glassbacteria bacterium contains these proteins:
- the rnr gene encoding ribonuclease R, giving the protein MGISKKALRKYFEQAEHGSPVKAKQIASDLGVKHKDYPVLKQVLQELADEGLLNRVKKNAFALPGGGETVSGRMQIVRRGFGFLIPDSGGDDVFVPGHSLGGAFDGDKVEVEVTGRSRGDKPEGEVRRITGRARRRFVGELQKRSKFSRLLPNEESITTEILIPAEETSRLKNGQKVMVEIFDWGDGSCKPLGKVLRVLDRPDSPPDEEIILKYEFPEKFPAVLLREAARLAVEPSEQLFEGRSDYRHLDTFTIDPVDAADFDDALSWRPLPEGGAEVGVHIADVSHYVLPGSSLDEEARERATSIYLHEAYVPMLPEDLSSGVCSLVEGKDRFVMSVMIRLDSRGRIVGHRLTPSVIRSDKRLDYEQAQQIIEMEAGAGNFSETTVRAVKSLADLSKKRIELRADSGRMDFDLPEPLVLRSAAGKPVEIIRKPRLDSHRLVEEFMITANELVAGRLTERKLPTLYRIHEPPDPEGVDNVNFKLRTIDRSLEIPADADKLSPAAYSAVIERAEELGLGELASLIVVQSMKRALYSVENRGHFGLASESYTHFTSPIRRYPDLVIHRLLKYLIAEEREGTQHPEDLLSVSSLAEIAVHCSSREQMIESAERESDDRVEARFMQRHEGEKFDALITAVKSNGFRVRLKNVYVEGYVYAGRMEDDFYELSSEEAALVGKKSGRIFRLGQTLEVVLVESDPERRRIDFLPAVLLENGARPKASQNRRGRRNRRSEKK
- the rpsT gene encoding 30S ribosomal protein S20, with amino-acid sequence MPNVKSAIKRHKTSLIRRERNRKRRATMRTFIKKLRAAESPEEATKLLPQVFSSVDKAVKNKVIHPSTGSRYKSRLSKFVDSLGK